The region TTTTTACGCATCTCACTCACTCTAATCGCTCTCATCTTCACATTCACTTATGCATCAATGGCTGCTGGTAAAGACCCATTGAACTTTATGGTGAAATGCAATCTGAAGTTATCTAAACAATTCGCCAAAACAGAACGCAAACCATTGCTACTATATATACATTCAACCAAATGTATCAGCAGTCGTACTTTTACCCGCCAAATTGTGGGCAAGCCTGAATTTGCAAAGTGGGCACAAAGTAATTTCATTTGCATGGAAGCTAATGTGACCACAAAAAAGGGAAAAGAAATTGCCAAAAAATATGGTGTACTAAAAATACCATCCATTATTATGCTAAGCTTCGATACAGATTTAGAATATGCTGTAGAAATGAAACTCGATTCTGAATCATTATATACACAGTTTCGTTCATTCC is a window of Bacteroidota bacterium DNA encoding:
- a CDS encoding thioredoxin family protein, whose protein sequence is MIDKIVFSICRNFVFNNQHPTTMKHFLRISLTLIALIFTFTYASMAAGKDPLNFMVKCNLKLSKQFAKTERKPLLLYIHSTKCISSRTFTRQIVGKPEFAKWAQSNFICMEANVTTKKGKEIAKKYGVLKIPSIIMLSFDTDLEYAVEMKLDSESLYTQFRSFLTANSLKSQIELMRETNGLSYRQASVAIAKSYAASDYKKNPIGVAEMMASGRTLRIHKLNDLYEAYIS